Genomic segment of Passer domesticus isolate bPasDom1 chromosome 4, bPasDom1.hap1, whole genome shotgun sequence:
CCTGCAGTGGGTGCAGTGATCTGATCCAGTTCCCACCATGAAGATCCTGGCAGGTAGGAGCCCACAGCCAGGTCCTCACTTGCTGGCTCTGTCCTGTCTAGGTGGATGCTCAAGCAAATCACTGACTTGTCTGCACCCAAGTCTTCCCCTCTCTAAATGTTTATCACCCTGATCTGGGATCAGGAAGCTCTGGTCTGTATaggagagctgctgtgctctaTGGGCATTGTTGGACACCTGACATCCCTTTCATCTCTAGCATCACATTCACACTCTCCTCATGATGGGTTGACTTATCCAGGTGACtttgttcagattttttttttccctgttggcTTTCAGACTGGTTGGTGTCTCTGCTCCCAGTTGTTCTCCTTAACTTTCCTCTTCCAGATTTTATCCTTATGGCCCAGGGCATTCACATGCATGCTTCCAGGATCCAGTGGGGCCTAGTGATGTGCTTCCTGTGCTACTTTGGCACCTTTGCAGTGGAGTTCAGGCATTACAGATTTGAGATAATTTGTTCTGAGTACCAGGAAAACTTTCTGAGCTTTTCCGAAAGCTTATCAGAAGCCTCCGAGTACCAGACAGATCAGGTGTAGCCTGTCCTCtggtgggggggaggggggcaggTGTGGTCTCATGGGTGAAACATGACCTCATTTACACTTTTTTTATGAGTTTCTTTTCATGTGCAATCATGATGGTATTGCCAAAGGGCTCTGAGGGTGGCTGTCTCACTAAGAGCCAAACGGAGGTGTCTGCTGGAAGAGGAGTGGATCCATCTCAACGGCAGTGTGAGAGCACAGGCTGCTTAGTTTGTGCCACCAGTGACTCTTTCTGAGTGGCTCTGTCACACTTCTGTTATTCAAAACAttcagcagcctgtccttgtgACACCCCTCTGAGGATGGTCCTGCTCAGCCCGCCCTGCAGAGACGGAGGTGAAGGAAGCAGACTTCTCCTAGCAGCAAGAGTCTCCAGGAATCACCTGTTCCCAGGTCACCAGACTGCATCTTCCGTGTTTCCCAGGTTGTTTTCTTTGCTGCCAGCCGGGGGAAGTTGGTAGGGGGAGCAAGAGCAGCAGTTTCTTCAGAATCAGACACAGAAGACCCCAGTGGACTGGCTTTCATGGCAAGCAGGCAGGCATTTCTTCCAGCCTGGAAAGCGGCCGACGGTAAATCTGGGTTTGGAGGAACTGTGCTGTGATCAGGAAGTGAGACTTAGCTGATGCTGCCTTGTGGCCAGGCAGATCACCCCCAGGCCAAAGGGATGGCACAGTGGGCTGCTGAGTTGgcttcctgctgggcactggtcGGAGTGAGATGCTGAATTAAGATGAGGTCTGTGTGCTCTGAAAACGACTCAGAAAAGGCTGCTTTTTTCATGTGTAGTGCTTCCACCACACATTGTGTATAGTAtttcaaaagctttttaaatttttttttaatgtttactGAGGGGGAAAACATTGTGTTAGAGACACCAGGCTTGTCTGCCATGAGAGCAGTGCCAGTGCTTCTGGGCACAGGGTTTGGTTTTGCTCCTTGTGCAAGCCAAACTTCAGACATGCTGGTTTGggctctgggcccctcaatgTGGCCAGTTGTCCTGAGTGGAGCCTGCCACTGGTTTAAATGGACTTCCAAAGTGCCAGGAGGGAGTtctggcacagaggctggcTGATCTGCCTGAGGGCTGGATTTGTGAGAAGGGAACAACAAAACCAGAAGGGTTTCTCCTTCCCTAAAGGGAGGTTTTCAAACAGAAGGTCTGTTTTCAGAGAACAAGGAGCTCAAAACCTGATTTTGGGAAGGCTGCTGTATTGCCCAGGTAGAGGAGTGATGGGAGTTGCTTGTCCCCATGGCTCCTATTTTCCTCCATAAATCAGGCTCAGCTTAGTTTTACATATTGTCTGAGCTTCAGGAAAACAAGCAGAATGGTAGGAAAAGGCTCTTGAAGGGGAACTCGTACTGCTCTGTGGCATTTCTGACAGAGAGGGAAAATGCAAAAGGGCATTCAGTCTTCTGCAAAGGTCACAGGCCTCTCCTGAGAGCAGAAACAGTTGAGACAAACTGTGTGTTAAGTAGAAAGCTTTCAGCCAGCCCTTTATTTCCTGTGCACCAAAATTTGTTCTCAGGCAGCTGTTACAAATCCCGAGCATTTTTGGCCAGCAGAGGGTTGTTGTTGATTGCTGAAGGCTTCCTCCTTGTAGCAGTGTCTTGAGTGGAAAGTTTTCCCAGAAGGATGTGCTGAGAGTGGCCAAGGACACAGCAGTGTGAGATGCCAGCTCCCTAGAGGCTCATCCAGGGAactcctgggcagggacaggaggggacagtcTGGAGAACATGCAGGTGGGATCCTCTTGCACTGGCACACACTCAACCCACATGGAGCACAAAATAGCAATTTGTTGTAAGGGTGTTTTACTGTAAATAGTCCACTgtgtcttttttcccctaattAATACTTTCAGTTTATTATTTTAGCTTTTGTAATtttatcaaagaaaaaaaaaaaggatgatgtggttattttttttccttttgctcctTTTCCTATATGCAATCCAAACTGAATTTCAGGTTTTTAGTGATAATTCTGTACATTTCTTAGAGTATTTCTAACAGCACATTTCAGTACAACTAAATGACAACCGATGTACACTAAAACATGACCACTAAATAAAGTGCTTTTATGGAGAAAGTGAGCTTTATTTTTGTCCCTACCCCAAGCATAGCTTTCTGATGgcaaaggcaaaacaaaaggTGAGTATTTATTTACAGTGTAATGATTAACATTATCACTTAAGGAAGCCAGGGACCATTCAGCCATGCAGATACACTTACTGTAACAGCACTAATTAGCAGGCTCTTTCTAGGAGCAGCATCACACCCTTTGCACAGCCCAGAAAGGCATCTGGACtagctgccccacagcctgacCTGCTACTGTTAAATTTTTAGAAGGGCCATGCTGGCACAATGTGGTTTCCTCCCCAAGTGCTTGTCTCTTCATTGTTCTTTACCCATCAGCCTCCCTCAACAGGGACAGCTGTAGGTGTAGGTCAGGGATCAGGAAGGCAGCAAGCACCTCCTGTATTGGCTGGCTGTGAGGGCAAGACACCCGTGCATgaagtgccagcagcagggaatggGGGAACAGGATTTCAGACAGGAGTTTCAGACTGCCTCTGGCTCCACTACTACCAGGTGTAACCCACCTGTGGCTCTCACTCCTGCACTGAGCCACAACTGAAATCCTGAAATGGTCAGGGAGGTAGTACAGCTTCCTCAGCAGGACAAGGCTGCTGCCTTAAAGGACTGGGGAAAGTGAAAACAGGAACACAGTGTTCACAggtttagaaataaaataataaaatttgccTTTTAGGTGCTGGGATCACTGGTGCTAAGACAGGAAGGCTAAATGCCATGATGGAGTGAACACAATGAAAGCAAAGTTGTGTTTTTATTTACTACATTAGGAAAAGTTCCATGACCATCTGATCTACATTGGCACAATTTAGGTAAGGTGAAAAGGTCAGGGGTTTAATTCTCATCAAATGCAGCAGGATGTCTGCCCTCGAGAGCAGTTTGTCAAGGTTTGCTCACAGCTGACCAGTGCTATAATGAGTGACTGGGTGATCTTGGCTGGAGGAGGAGCTCTGTGGGTCAGTGCTGAGATACTTCAGAAATGCTGTCAAGCTGATTTGGGGTTCAGACAGTTGTATCCCATAGCCCAGCACCATGATGCAGCAGTGAAGTGTGtccagaatttaatttttaaagctgtatttatatatacTCAGCTTCATTCTGGGTAGGCTGGCTGTGGAGCTCTATGCAAGTTGTACTGTTTCGTACCTagagctgctgcagacacagccaagaTACACACTGCTCCTTGTCTAAAGAGCCTGCCTGCAGCAAGGGCTGGCTTCTTCTGTGGCAGCCCAATCCTGCTGTTTTATAGCCCACAGTTGGCATTTCCCTTTGGGAATCCTAACTGTGAATGTTTTTAACTTAGCCAGAAATTCTGTTTGCAGGGAGAAGCTCACATATCTCCCCGTGGTCCCCAGCACTCCctctgggacaaggggacataAACCTTGTTTGCAGACTGCTTCTAAAAATTACAGAGCTCATGGTGGGGCATCTCAGCACCAGATTTCAGTGGATGAGTCTGAAGGAAGCATTCCCTTAGCTAACTGCTAGCCAGGCTGCTCCTTGCCctgttcccagctccagctggcagcaggcCTCTGTCCTACTGCACAAGGGACCCCACAGCATACTCTCCATCCATACCTGCCTGCATGAGGCCCAAGACATAATGTGGATTTGGTTTGAAATTCTGATTATGGACAAAATGACCTTACATTTCACAAGGACAATTAGGTGAAGCACAGTCTTTTGTGCATGCACCGCTTTCCCTAAGTGGAGGAAGGCAAGAAAAGTTCAGTGAAAGACGAGATGAGGCTGTAATAGGATTTCTCATCGTCCGTCAGTCCTGCGTTGCCCGGTCTGATCACCACAGCCACGTGAGTGTCCGCCTCCTCGGCCGCATTGGCTTCTGAAACAAACAGAGTGGGGACAGTGGAGGTGACAGCTGCTTTCTGACTCTTCACAGCAGGGGCCCTAAGGCTGGAGGGTGCCCCAAAACACTCGAGTGCTTCTAAAGGCTGAGACTGAGACTGCAGCGTTTGCACGTGGCAGGGCTCTAGAGAGGAACCAGCCCCTGGCTGACCTGCTGTGGATGGCTGTAGCTGCAGGAATGGACAGGAGCTGGCTGCCTCACCATCCCCTCCCCTCTGCCAGCTGATGGCTGTCCAAGGCTCCTTGCAGGCAGCACACACCATCAGCTCGATTCCAGCTCCATCAGCTGAATTCCTGTCATGAGGCTGTGGTCAGCCTATGGCATTTGTGAGTCAAACAGCCCTCTCCCCCCAGTCACTTCTCACAAGCTTCTTTTTGCTCCCTGAGCACAAAAGGCCACTGGAAGATGATCCAGGGAAAGGAGGTAACTACAAGCtcccaccagctctgctgccaagGCTGGGAAGAAGGTAAGGACTAACTCTGGAGCACTGAGCTGGCTCAGACTGAGACCCAGTGCTATTTCTGACAGAAAGATATTTCCAGCTAAAGCAGGAAATGAAGTTAGCTTCTCAAGCCTGGCTTTCCATGGGTCAAGTCCTGGCAACCTGAAGCAATGTTTTCCTGCTGCCAAACACAACCTAACCATAAGTGGCACAAAGTACCAGCCACGTAGCAACACAGCAAACACCATCATTTCCCCTGAGCACCGGCCAAACCACTGACCCTGTTTGTAAATGGGCTGTGCTTCAGCTCTGCTTCAGCACTCTCTCCTTCCTGGCTGGTGCAAAGGCAGGTTTTCTACTTGACCTATTTTCCCTCATTGCAGCACTGCACACGGACATCCCGCTGCTGTGTGCAAGCCCGGGTGTGCAAAGGAGGATGGCAGCAGCTAGAGGGAAGGTGCTGAAGCATTTCAGGGGTgagaaggcagcagcacacCTCTGCAGAGCATCTGCCTCCCCTGCACAGGTGAGAGCCAGTAGGACTGGCAGGTCACATACCTCGAGGGACATCTGTCAGGAAGAGGATGTTGTTGGTGGCACACCCAATACTGGCAGCAATCCTCCTGTAGCTCTCACTTTCTACCTTGGGGCCTATTTTGGTATCAAAGTGGCCATCAAAGAGCTGCAAGACAGAGAGAAGCACAGGCCATTGCTGAGTGCCACCTGAAGAGCAGGGATAAAcctccctcctttccctttctGCCACAGTAACGAGGGGTCAGTGCAGCCATGCTCTCACAGTCAGCTGCTTGAGCTGAATTCCCATGGATCAAACCCACTGCCCCACCTTCCTGTCACAGAATTCATTCACAAAGTGTTACAGCAAGGGTGGTTGTGGGAAGGGAGTGCTCTTCAGGGGAGAAGCTGTAAGGAAGGTGGTAAGGTTATCTACCTCTAGGATATCACCTTCTGTAGAGTATCCAAACAGAAGCTTCTGGGCTTCAACGCTGCCTGAAGAGTAGATATAAACCTTCATCCCTGCTTCCCGCCACTTCCGGATGGCTGGAACCACGTCCTCAAAGATTCTGGAGCAAAACAGGGCAGCAGGTAAGGGCAAACCCAGAGGCACCTGGAGGGACATCATTAGCCAGGCACTGTGACAATTCATTTTGTCCCATTAGTTTGCAAGGGGACTTCAGTCTGCTCAAGGCCCAGAACcagaaggtctcttccagcagCAGGTGATGCAGAGCCAGGCAAGGAGATTTTAGAGATCTCACTCCTTGAATGCAGCCAAGCAGGCAGCTTTCTCCACAGTTTTTGGGTCACTGTAAGGCAATTTAcccttgtttttaaaaacaaaaccaacaggaTATGTGTCTCTCTTGActtgtttttgggttttgttagTTTCTCTGGTagatgtttacatttttctgtcagctcattttcttcttcccaGTGCCAAGTGTTTGGCAAAACACTTTGTGAATTTATAGGTTTGTTTTACTTACTTAGAGACCTGAAATGCACAGTATAATCAAGCACCTCTTAAATAAGAAAATCAGGCTTAATTTCAGTTGTCCCTACTTATGCACTCCTGTGTTGTGGCTGAAACATAAAGAACCTGAAGACAAAAAGAAGTGGAAAGGCAAGAAACACACAGGTAAAAGACAAAGCAGGAGGAAACAACTGAAAGGGTCTGACCCTGCAACCCTGGCTTGTTTACACTTGTTCCAAAATATGAGTGCAATTTGGGGATAAAAAATGCAAGATGGAAAACTGTAAGAAGTGCCTCATACTTGTGCCTTAGACTCTCGGTTTACCAAGAAATCTCTCAAATATTGGCTCATCTGCTGAGCTAGTGATGCTACTTGTACTTGTAACTGGGGCTGTTCCCAGGAATAGTTTATGCAGCTCTTCTGCTAATGAACTTTCAGGAGAGATGCCCCCCACACCCGCCCCCCAGGAGGGGCACACAACTACTCACACAATTACTCACTCTCCTTTGACGTGCCCGGTGGCATAGGCTGCCCTCCAcatgtggccctgcagctgcttcaGTGCCGTGGTTTTCCTGTCCAGGGACATCTGCCAGTGCACGTTGTCCACAACGGCCTGGATGACgcgctccagctcctcctccccgCTGCCGCTCTCCAGAGGGATGGGCACGGCCCCGTCCAGGCTGGAGTCCTCCTGAGCCTGCACAGAGGAATCAGAGCACAGTGTCAGCAATGCCAAGGCTGTGGGTCTGATCCCTGCACGGGCTGTTCAGAGTTGGGCTTGCTGATCCGTGCAGGTTCTCTCCAACTCagactgttctgtgattctgtgcaaTCATCCATGATAAAAAGAGGGGGGGGAAGAGGTGGAGCAATTTCCACACCTCTAACGTAGGAAAGTGATCTAACACCTGCATCCATGCACTCCTGTGCAGGACACTGCTTGAACTGCTCTTCACACAAGGGCTACAACATTGTCTGAATGCTTTTCTAAATAGAAAATTGAGGCAAGTTTAGAAATACTTGCTTGGATTGTgccttccaaaccaaacaatTAGCGTTACTGTAGCTGTATTGTAAATACTCTAATGAGAACTATGCTTGATTAAGTATTTAATTACTGTAATTACGGCAAAGAAGCAAATGCATGTGTTGGCTTCAGCCACAAGTTCCAAACTGATGCTGTGTCCCTCTACAGAGGCAGCATCCACTGCCCTGTGTGGAACAAGTGCTCTGCCATCCCTCTGTGCTGCTTCCCAAGACAgggaacaaaacaaaagaggGAACTTCAACAAAagaagggcacagagcaggcaaaAAGCTGGAAAGTCTTGGCTCaacagctgccctggggctgtgaaGACCAAGGTGAGCTGAgggaagctgctgcctgccaAGCCCAACCCCAGGCTTTGGATAGTGGAGAATCCAACCTTCAAGGCAACTGGCCTCCATAGATGAGGGCCAAGAGACAGGGACAAACGTGGGGTGACCGGGAGAGCCTGAGCGACCTGAAGCCTCAGGCATGCCATGAAAATGCAGAGACACGGAATTACTGTTTTACTTAACCTGTTTCCTCAGAAGCCCGACATCCCGCTggcactcctcctcctcccagtgAGCACGCAGATACTCCTTCACGTTGTCTTTGATGTAAGGGAACAAGGTCTCCTGGCAGAAAAAGAGGCTGCTCCTGTAAGCTGGCAGAGGTAGGGCTGACTGGCTTTTAAAGGAGCCATTCGCACGTGCTGCCGTGTACAGTTATTCCCCCAAATTTAAgcttccctgcagtgctgcagctggtgaGACTTCCTGCCAAGGGTGTCTGCCTGGTCACAGGACTGAGCCAGCCTCAGGCCAGGAGCAGTGCAGGTGGATTTTTTTACCCAAATGTTTATATAGCTGAAACTTGTAAAGCCTGCGATGGAAAGGTGGGTGATAACTTTTCCTGGGCTTGCCAAAAAATGTCTCAAATGCCACAAGTGACCCCACATTCCCACCAGCTGAGGAGTACATGGCTAACAATTTATGTACTCTGAACAGATAAGTTATGCTATTGTATTCTTGATGGGGCACTTGTCCTAGCAAAGGTCATTCTGAAAATACGTCTCAACCACTCCCCAAAGCTAAAGGaccttttaaaatgaaaagccTGGTTTGGTGACACTGAACTCCAGAGGACAGTCTTGCCAATGAAATTAAATGGGGTTTGGGAAAAGCGCCACATGAAAATTACAAACCTTCACAGAGATCCCAAGGGCAATcagaaataattacaaattGCTCTCATTAGTGGTGCTCACGAGTAGGAAGCCACAAGCAGCCACCCTGCATCTCCGGGCACAGGAGAAGCCTCAGGTCAAGGAGAAGGGCAGGGAAGTCCTTCCTTTGGGTAGAGAACTGAGCTTTtcttaattggaaaaaaaataacccaaactcACCTCTCCTCAAAAAATGGCCCACAGGTCTGTCATCTTTAGCTTGTTACTGAATTAAGAAAGCAGCACTCCTGAGATTGTGATGTAGTGGCAGAACTGCAGGATTTTCTATTGCTCTAATACTGTGTTTTCCATGtggtatattttaaaaacaatgcaGATTGCTTTAAGAATTACCACAAACTTGCCTAGGGAAATCAAAAGCCTCGTAATGCCCCCAGTTACTCTCATGTCCTTTATTCAACCTGTCTTTTAAATCTGAGGAAATTAAAGAGGAAATGCACTGGGAAATGCAGCTGACCTGCTGGCTTGGTTTAACCTCCTTTACAGCTCACAAGTCAAAAGGACCCAATTGTTTTTCAAAAGCAGTGTTTCATACTCTTGTGCTGGCTAAGAAAAACTCCCAAACTGACTCTGAAAGATCAGTAGATTCAgtgatttgggggattttaaaAGGTAAAGGTCTTAGCAAGTGCATAGGTCTGTGAACTAAGAGGGGACACCCGCGTGACAGCTGGAGTAGTGGACAGCCAGTGGGACAGATGGGTTATGGATGCCAAGAGGGATCCCAGTCAATGATGTACTAAGTTTAATAGGCCATGAGTGTGTGTGGAAGAAAGACTCCAAATACTCTCTTTTCTGGTATCTTTCCTTGATCCACCCATCAACTGACTCATTCTATTTCCTTACTTTGCAGATTCAGCAATTCTAACATTAGAGAAAGGATTAAATAAAATCGTTTAATACTGAAGAATAAAGTGTCCACTGAACCATCAGTGGACCTTTCAAAGGCAAATAGAGGTTAACTGAAAGACCAAATGAACTAATTTGTTCCAAGTACTTTCAGGATTTCCATCAAACTGAATTTTATTGAGAATCAAAACTCATTTGGTCTCCCTGCAACTCAAAGACTTTGGGTGGAAACCCAAAGCCTCAGGTGCATGGCATGTTGTTTGCACAACTGCAAAACGGCTTCGAGGTGGACAGAAACAACTCGGTTGCTCTGTTAGATGTTTAGTAAGAAACCTGAGCTGTCCAAACTGCTTGAACTGAAAGGTATGGAGGGCAGGGAGACAGCTGTAATGCCACCTAAGCCCGAAGTTTCTTCAAGAACGCTGGAAGAACATGGACAGGAAAGATGTAGGTCATGCTGTTCATCTGTCAGGCTGTGTTAGCAGAAGCCTCTAGAAagccaggcaggagcctccAGCTGCCATGTGGGTCACAAAGCACCTTTGTAAGCCACGGCTGCAAAGATCCACCCAAAGCTATAATGTCTCACGGAGAAATCCGGGATAATGAACGGCAGGAGAAGGGATATCCAAGCCGCTCCCTCCTGCCAACCAAAGCCTCCCGGAGAGGAGGGACCCCGGCTGTCACAGTCTGCGGCTCTCCGAGCGCCTGTGACTCGCAGGCTTCCCAGTCCCCTCGGTCCTGCGCCTAAACCAGCATTCCCAGGAGTCTTTAAGCTCTTTCCTAGGCAAGGGAAGGCACTCGTGCATGGCTGCCCCTCCAGTCCCCCGCACGGCCGGACACGCTGCCCCGGCACAGCGCACAGCCTCCCGAAGGGAAGAGGCAGCGCACCGAGGATTATCTCCCCGAGAATTACCGACTACTGCAAACTGGTAATTACCGGCATTAAGGGCAAGAAGCGCCGTACTCCAAAGCGCTCGCACCGGAGGCTCCGCAGAGCCGGGCGcggtgctgcagctccagccatcaAAGAACAGCGATGCTCCAGGGCTTTTCCGGGATGCGGCTGGAGCACCCCCTACATCCATCCCTGcaacaatccctgccctgcccgacCTCCGCggcagtgccctgctccccagcccacCGACCGGCAACACAAGGCGGATTTCCTCGCGAGCATTATTCGGAAAAACGCAGAAAACGGGTCACGGCTTTCGCTCCCGCCGGCACCTCGGCCTGCCTCGAGGCGAGCTGCCAGGGCCGGGGAGGTCACGGCGCGAAGGGCGATGCTACCGGAGCCCCGCGACGCCAGGGCCGGGGGGTCGCCACCGGAGCGGCGACGCCGCCGGAGCccccgcggggccggcggccTCCGGCTCTCACCTGCACGAAGGCGATGGGGGTGGTGGTGCCCTCGATGTCCAGCAGGATGGCGCGCACCTCCGCCGGCACCGGCAGCACGCccatggcggcggcggcacGTGGGGCGCACCGGGGacgcgcggcggcggcggcgggcagcGCCGCGCCGGCTGCGCCCGCCCACGgagcgcccgccccgcccctccccgccgccgcccggacGGGGTTTCTGGGTTGCGCGTTACGACCCGCCGCCGGGCGGCCCCTCAGCGCCGGCTCCCTGCCGCGGCGGTGCCCGGCTCGGCGCTGCCCGGCTCGGCGCTGCCCGGCGCGGCCCAGCCCGCGCGATGGCGGCCGCAGGgcggctgctgcagccccgccGCGAGCCGCCGGGGGCGCTGCGGCGCCGGGCGGGAGGGCGACGCTGATTGGCTGCCCGCGCGGCTATATAAAAGCGGCGCAGGCGGTGCCCGGATCTCTTCCGCCGCCATTTTCTGCCGGGCGCAGGTCTCCGCTGTCTCCGCCGCTCGCACGAGCACCCCCGCCGCCCTCGCCCCGCCATGGAGGACTCGACCGAGATGAGCGGCGGCCAGGAGGAGTTCGCTGAGGGCTCCAAGATCAACGCGAGCAAGAACCAGCAGGACGACGGGTAGGGCCGGGAACGTGGTGGgggggaggtgtgggagagTCGCGCGTCCGTctccgcgcccgccccgcggctCGGTGCGCGGCTCGGTGTCGGCGGGCAGCGCGGCCTTCCCTTGGCGCACCGCGGCCGCGCCCGCCTTTGTGTCCCGGGCGGGTGACCCAGTTTCCGCGGGGCGGGGACACGGGCGGgggggccgagcggggccgTGACGTCACCGCGGGCGGGGGGGCTCTCCCGGCGCTCCCTCACCCGTTCCCTGCCCCGCAGGAAAATGTTCATCGGGGGCCTCAGCTGGGACACCAGCAAGAAGGACCTGACGGAGTATCTCTCGCGGTTCGGCGAGGTTGTGGACTGCACAATCAAAACAGACCCGGTGACTGGAAGGTCGAGGGGGTTCGGGTTCGTGCTCTTCAAGGATGCTGCCAGCGTGGAGAAGGTGGGTGCCCTTCCCTGCGGACCCGTGGCACGGAGCCAGCTTGCGTGGCTGCAGCGGTCTGAGACTTTGTTCCTTTGTCTGCTCTTTAGGTGTTGGAACTGAAGGAACACAAACTGGATGGCAAGTTAATAGATCCTAAAAGGGCAAAAGCGCTGAAAGGGAAGGAGCCACCCAAAAAAGTGTTTGTTGGTGGGCTGAGTCCAGATACATCTGAAGAACAGATTAAGGAGTACTTTGGTGCATTTGGCGAGGTATAGTATATAAGAACACCTCTAATTCTCAAGTGTAGTCTTGCCTTTCTTAAGAAAGAATTTGTGAGGAGGGAGTTGGCCAAAACTAGAGTTTAATCTATATGCTAATGATTTCATAAAGTTGTAATGGTCTGCTTTATAGCTGCCAGAAGTAGTCAGTGTAGATTCTGCACTGCCAGATGGTTCTGGTAGCATAAAAAGTTGCTCATAGATTTCACTCATTGTTTATATTCATTTTGGTTTCAGATTGAAAACATTGAACTTCCCATGGACACAAAGACAAATGAAAGGAGGGGCTTCTGTTTTATCACATACACAGATGAAGAGCCAGTAAAGAAGTTGCTAGAGAGCAGATACCACCAGATTGGTTCAGGCAAGGTGGGAAAACTCTTATTCTTAGCATGTCAAATCTATCTCTCTAGGCTTCTTTGAAAGCAACTCACAAAATGCTCATGGAATTCTTAGTAAATTAAAGGCTTTCTTTCCTTACAGTGTGAAATCAAAGTAGCACAGCCCAAAGAGGTgtacaggcagcagcagcagcagcagaaaggggggaaaagcaATTCTTCTGGTGGACGTGGAGGTGGAAGGGGACGTGGACGGGGTGAGTATTTGCAGTGGTTCTGTTCATCCAAGCACTTACCAAACACTCTGGTGTTTGTAGATACTCTAGGTTGCTCTAGGTGTGCAGATCTCATGTTTAAATCAAATGTGTTAAGTAGCCTGTTAGTAAGTGGTGTGCTGGTGGTTATGGTTGCTTGTTGGAGCTGGGAAATCTCCTCTTGCTCTGCTTGCATTCAGGTGATGAAGGGGCAAGGTGGGTGTAGGGTGCTTTTGTACACCCTTAGTGGACAGTGCAGCCAGCACAGTTATGCTTCCACTTGAAAGGGATACACTTAATTGGCCATGGGACACTTAATTGGCCATGGGTGAGAAATCAGGAGCTGTTTGCTAAGGAGTGGGATGGTCACTCTGCTGTGCCTTCAAATGGATCAGAAGGAATCAGCTGCTATGTTACAGATCAAGCAGACACAACTCGCACCATGCAGCACTGCTTGTCCTGTGGTGTCACTTGGTGCTCAGGCAATTACTGATTATTCTAGTATCCAAGAAGTTAGGTGAAGGGGCACAGGAGAGGAGTGAAGTAAGTTTTGAAACTTAAAGTTGCTATGCTTGGTTTCAGGTCAGGGACAAAACTGGAACCAAGGATTTAATAACTATTATGATCAAGGCTATGGGAATTACAATAGCGCTTACAGCGATCAGAGCTACAGTGGCTATGGAGGCTACGACTACTCTGGGTACAACTATCCCAACTACGGATACGGGCCGGGATACACGGATTACAGTGGTAAGTGGTTTTGCCCTCATTCCCGATAACAAGAGCAACGTTGCTCTCAGTCAGCCCATGGCTCTGCAGATGAGATCCTTggtgtgctgctgtgtgtgcagtCTCCCTCTGGGGCTGGTGCTAACGCTTGTGGGTTC
This window contains:
- the HNRNPDL gene encoding heterogeneous nuclear ribonucleoprotein D-like, translated to MEDSTEMSGGQEEFAEGSKINASKNQQDDGKMFIGGLSWDTSKKDLTEYLSRFGEVVDCTIKTDPVTGRSRGFGFVLFKDAASVEKVLELKEHKLDGKLIDPKRAKALKGKEPPKKVFVGGLSPDTSEEQIKEYFGAFGEIENIELPMDTKTNERRGFCFITYTDEEPVKKLLESRYHQIGSGKCEIKVAQPKEVYRQQQQQQKGGKSNSSGGRGGGRGRGRGQGQNWNQGFNNYYDQGYGNYNSAYSDQSYSGYGGYDYSGYNYPNYGYGPGYTDYSGQQSTYGKASRGGGNHQNNYQPY
- the ENOPH1 gene encoding enolase-phosphatase E1 encodes the protein MGVLPVPAEVRAILLDIEGTTTPIAFVQETLFPYIKDNVKEYLRAHWEEEECQRDVGLLRKQAQEDSSLDGAVPIPLESGSGEEELERVIQAVVDNVHWQMSLDRKTTALKQLQGHMWRAAYATGHVKGEIFEDVVPAIRKWREAGMKVYIYSSGSVEAQKLLFGYSTEGDILELFDGHFDTKIGPKVESESYRRIAASIGCATNNILFLTDVPREANAAEEADTHVAVVIRPGNAGLTDDEKSYYSLISSFTELFLPSST